A region from the Paenibacillus humicola genome encodes:
- a CDS encoding S-layer homology domain-containing protein: MKKLVLKKTAGLIVLLMTITMLVPIIAFASAGFQNITSSNGSVSGQVYVSQDVYDQLKSQNNSVQVEVYAENGFHWTIDTTYSNSAAGSVYFDFDVPSNVYPEYSKLRFNYFYPGSDVISDVYYDRNYYGSGGYYGGGGSSSGPIVVFENGNVDAASLIAALQADGTATITTDIETLYLPANALVGGKSLTIKNSEGVTYTLPIGALDLRKLADSVGVDLSTLVIRVDMKKVTGDDATEVANAVYKVGESVAPVYDFNVVAQGSGKEQEVNFGQYVSRQLPLSETVTDTTYNLTGVMFNPDTNELNFVPTTFATEDGKTTATLMRNGNSIYTVVNVKPVSFTDMVGNWAQKDVTTLASKLIVEGTGANKFEPKRNITRAEFAAMVVRSLGLDASGTASFKDVASNQWYAGSVAAAADAGIIKGYEDGSFKPNANITRKEVAAMVVRAMAYAGKDVKLSDADVSAALAKYTDAASLGWAKAEVAAAIKSGIVLGQTSTQVVGDANANRAEAATMIIRFLSNVGFIN, encoded by the coding sequence ATGAAAAAACTGGTCTTGAAAAAGACCGCTGGATTGATTGTCCTTTTAATGACGATCACGATGCTTGTACCGATCATTGCTTTTGCCAGCGCTGGTTTCCAAAATATCACCAGCAGCAACGGATCTGTGTCCGGACAAGTTTACGTATCTCAGGATGTATACGATCAGCTTAAATCTCAGAACAATAGCGTACAGGTTGAGGTGTATGCTGAAAATGGCTTCCATTGGACCATTGACACTACATACTCAAACTCTGCTGCAGGTAGCGTTTACTTCGATTTTGATGTGCCGAGTAATGTTTACCCGGAATATAGCAAATTGAGGTTCAATTATTTCTACCCAGGCAGTGATGTCATTTCTGATGTTTACTACGATCGTAACTACTATGGTAGCGGTGGTTACTATGGTGGCGGAGGATCATCCAGCGGTCCGATCGTTGTTTTTGAAAATGGTAACGTCGATGCAGCCAGCCTTATTGCTGCACTGCAAGCTGACGGAACGGCGACAATTACGACCGATATTGAAACTCTCTACCTGCCAGCTAATGCTCTGGTCGGCGGTAAATCACTGACGATTAAAAACAGCGAAGGCGTTACGTACACCCTTCCCATTGGCGCGCTTGACCTCCGAAAACTGGCTGACTCCGTTGGAGTTGATCTTTCTACTTTGGTCATTCGTGTCGATATGAAAAAGGTAACGGGCGATGACGCAACGGAAGTTGCAAATGCTGTTTATAAAGTTGGTGAATCTGTCGCTCCAGTTTACGATTTCAATGTCGTGGCACAAGGCAGCGGTAAGGAGCAAGAAGTCAACTTTGGTCAATACGTTTCTCGTCAGCTTCCGTTGTCTGAAACTGTAACCGATACGACTTATAACCTGACAGGCGTTATGTTTAATCCGGATACAAACGAGTTGAACTTTGTTCCGACTACGTTTGCAACGGAGGATGGCAAAACGACTGCAACGTTGATGCGTAACGGTAACAGCATCTACACGGTTGTGAATGTGAAGCCTGTATCCTTCACGGATATGGTCGGTAACTGGGCGCAGAAAGACGTGACCACTCTGGCATCGAAGCTGATCGTTGAAGGAACGGGCGCTAACAAGTTCGAACCGAAACGGAATATCACTCGTGCCGAGTTTGCAGCAATGGTCGTTCGTTCGTTGGGTCTTGACGCTTCCGGAACTGCATCCTTCAAAGATGTAGCTTCGAACCAATGGTATGCCGGTTCTGTAGCAGCTGCTGCTGACGCTGGTATCATCAAAGGCTACGAAGATGGCAGCTTCAAACCGAACGCGAACATTACCCGCAAAGAAGTGGCAGCTATGGTCGTTCGTGCTATGGCTTATGCCGGTAAAGACGTGAAGCTGTCCGACGCTGATGTGTCTGCAGCTCTTGCTAAATATACCGACGCTGCTTCTCTTGGCTGGGCGAAAGCCGAAGTCGCTGCAGCGATCAAGTCCGGTATTGTACTTGGCCAAACCTCCACGCAAGTGGTCGGCGACGCTAACGCAAACCGCGCTGAAGCCGCTACAATGATTATCCGTTTTCTCAGCAACGTTGGATTCATTAACTAA